The Chryseobacterium suipulveris genome window below encodes:
- the porK gene encoding T9SS ring complex lipoprotein PorK/GldK has product MKRIFFVLISASLVISSCSKGGGSSAGRPGAKSKGELVPTGSKKSFLAERPYGMVAIPAGSYVMGLADQDFTNTPEKATLKTVTVSSFFMDETETTNAEYRLFINYVRDSIARTLLAEAAGEGGGGTGTGASIGDYAYASKKAGDTKNAYQEFMESQGGRDGYNESKKLDWSVPLKWKTSDYPDAQYAEILESMYLPAAERINNERIIDSRKLKYAYNWEDIDSAVKDKSRGTQYLKKESIAIYPDTTVWIKDFNYAYNEPLYDGYFWHSAYKNYPIVGVTWDQARAFCNYKTKRKSDYNESLKKKKQKAMAFRLPTEAEWEYAARGGRSNAPYPWGGPYLQDDRGCYLANFKPKRGNYIEDEKKGTYTYTAPVKKFPKNGYGLYDMAGNVAEWTESPYNNSTYNFASTLNPYLSSQAYREPRKTVRGGSWKDVGYLLMTGYRDYERKDSARSYIGFRTVQDIPEGAAKFKRKTR; this is encoded by the coding sequence ATGAAACGAATATTCTTTGTATTAATATCTGCATCTCTTGTGATTTCTTCCTGCTCAAAAGGAGGAGGTTCTTCTGCCGGAAGACCCGGTGCGAAGTCCAAAGGAGAATTAGTGCCAACCGGAAGCAAAAAGTCTTTCCTTGCCGAAAGACCATACGGAATGGTAGCGATTCCCGCTGGTTCTTATGTGATGGGACTTGCGGATCAGGATTTCACCAATACTCCCGAAAAAGCAACTCTTAAAACAGTTACTGTTTCTTCTTTCTTTATGGATGAAACCGAGACGACTAATGCTGAATATAGACTTTTCATCAACTATGTTCGTGACTCAATTGCCCGTACTTTGCTTGCAGAAGCTGCTGGTGAAGGCGGTGGTGGAACAGGAACCGGTGCATCGATTGGGGATTATGCTTATGCCTCAAAAAAAGCGGGGGACACCAAAAATGCGTATCAGGAATTTATGGAGTCGCAAGGCGGTCGTGATGGTTACAACGAATCAAAAAAGTTAGATTGGTCCGTGCCTTTGAAATGGAAAACTTCAGATTATCCAGATGCGCAGTATGCAGAAATATTAGAATCTATGTACTTGCCCGCTGCAGAAAGAATCAATAATGAAAGAATCATTGACTCGAGAAAATTAAAATATGCATATAACTGGGAAGATATCGATTCTGCAGTAAAAGATAAATCCAGAGGCACGCAATATTTGAAAAAAGAAAGCATCGCCATTTATCCCGATACCACTGTCTGGATCAAAGATTTTAACTATGCCTACAATGAACCATTATATGATGGGTATTTTTGGCACAGTGCATATAAAAATTATCCGATCGTTGGGGTAACGTGGGATCAGGCGAGAGCATTCTGTAACTATAAGACGAAAAGAAAATCAGACTATAACGAATCTCTTAAAAAGAAGAAACAAAAAGCAATGGCCTTTAGATTGCCAACCGAAGCAGAGTGGGAATATGCTGCAAGAGGTGGAAGGTCTAATGCCCCTTATCCGTGGGGAGGTCCATACCTGCAAGACGATAGAGGATGTTATTTGGCTAACTTCAAACCGAAGAGAGGTAATTATATTGAGGATGAGAAAAAAGGAACCTATACTTATACTGCACCTGTGAAAAAATTCCCAAAAAATGGGTACGGACTGTATGATATGGCTGGAAACGTTGCTGAATGGACCGAATCTCCTTACAACAACTCAACCTATAACTTCGCATCGACCTTGAATCCATATCTGTCAAGCCAGGCGTATAGAGAACCGAGAAAAACTGTTCGTGGAGGATCCTGGAAAGATGTTGGTTATCTATTGATGACGGGATACAGAGACTATGAAAGAAAAGATTCCGCAAGAAGCTATATTGGATTCAGAACCGTACAGGATATTCCGGAAGGAGCTGCAAAATTTAAAAGAAAAACAAGATAA
- the glmS gene encoding glutamine--fructose-6-phosphate transaminase (isomerizing), which produces MCGIVGYTGFQDAYKIVINGLRRLEYRGYDSAGIVLDSNNEPFYSAKTKGKVDDLVAISKDLEGKAHVGMGHTRWATHGAPSDRNSHPHLSNNGKIALVHNGIIENYDTIKTMLVEKGFVFHSETDTEVLVNLIQYFMDTDTALDFQTAVRYALNEVYGAYAITVMHDDFPGLLVVARLGSPLAIGLGENEYFIASDASPFVEFTKEAVYLEEGHMATISLENGVEIRNITNNEKITPQIQELKLNLEQIEKGGYEHFMLKEIFEQPKSIHDTLRGRLLVDEGIIKMAGIWDHLERINQAQKITIIACGTSWHAGLIGEYLIEEFARIPVEVEYASEFRYRNPIITEKDIVIAISQSGETADTMAAIKMAKEKGAFIYGICNVVDSSIARVTDAGSYTHAGPEIGVASTKAFTAQLTILSLIALKLGKHNGNLSNQEFMRLISELDAIPKRVEEVLESTHEITKEIAKNFVNAQNFLYLGRGYNFPAALEGALKLKEISYIHAEGYPAAEMKHGPIALIDENMPIVIIAPKQGHYDKIVSNVQEIKARKGKVIAVVNKGDTQVASMADYVIEFPETSECFSPIVASVPLQLLAYYIAVMRGANVDQPRNLAKSVTVE; this is translated from the coding sequence ATGTGTGGAATTGTAGGTTATACAGGTTTTCAGGACGCATATAAAATCGTAATTAACGGATTGCGCAGGTTAGAATACAGAGGATATGACAGTGCGGGAATTGTTCTTGATTCGAACAACGAACCATTTTATTCGGCTAAAACAAAAGGTAAAGTTGACGATTTGGTTGCCATTTCGAAAGACCTTGAAGGAAAAGCTCATGTGGGAATGGGACATACTCGCTGGGCAACCCACGGTGCACCAAGTGACAGAAATTCGCACCCGCATCTTTCCAATAACGGCAAAATTGCTTTAGTGCATAACGGTATCATTGAAAATTATGATACCATCAAGACAATGCTTGTGGAGAAGGGGTTTGTTTTTCACTCAGAAACAGATACCGAAGTTTTAGTGAACCTGATCCAGTATTTTATGGATACCGACACGGCTCTGGATTTCCAAACTGCGGTTAGATATGCTCTGAACGAAGTTTATGGAGCTTATGCTATTACAGTGATGCATGACGACTTTCCGGGTCTACTTGTTGTCGCGAGATTAGGGTCACCATTAGCAATAGGTTTGGGAGAAAACGAATATTTTATTGCTTCAGACGCTTCACCGTTTGTGGAATTTACTAAAGAGGCAGTATATCTTGAAGAAGGTCACATGGCAACAATTTCTCTTGAGAATGGTGTGGAAATTAGAAATATCACAAATAACGAAAAAATCACCCCTCAAATCCAGGAATTGAAGCTGAATTTGGAACAGATTGAAAAAGGCGGGTACGAACACTTCATGCTTAAAGAAATATTTGAGCAACCAAAATCAATTCATGATACTTTGAGAGGCAGATTGCTTGTAGATGAAGGGATAATTAAAATGGCCGGAATTTGGGATCACTTAGAAAGAATAAACCAGGCGCAGAAAATCACCATTATTGCTTGCGGCACCTCTTGGCATGCCGGTTTGATCGGGGAGTATCTGATTGAGGAATTTGCAAGAATTCCTGTTGAGGTTGAATATGCTTCAGAATTCCGGTACAGAAACCCTATCATTACAGAGAAAGATATAGTAATCGCAATTTCACAGTCCGGTGAAACGGCAGATACGATGGCTGCAATTAAAATGGCCAAAGAAAAAGGCGCCTTCATCTACGGAATCTGTAACGTGGTTGATTCGTCAATCGCGAGAGTTACCGATGCCGGATCATATACTCATGCCGGCCCTGAAATCGGAGTAGCTTCTACAAAGGCGTTTACGGCACAGCTAACAATACTGTCTTTGATCGCTTTAAAACTCGGAAAACACAACGGGAACTTGAGCAACCAGGAGTTTATGAGATTGATTTCTGAATTGGATGCAATTCCGAAGAGAGTTGAAGAAGTTCTGGAAAGCACACACGAAATCACCAAAGAAATCGCAAAAAACTTTGTAAATGCACAAAACTTCCTATATTTGGGTCGAGGTTACAATTTCCCTGCAGCTTTGGAAGGTGCACTGAAATTGAAAGAAATCTCATATATTCACGCGGAAGGATACCCAGCGGCGGAGATGAAACACGGGCCAATTGCATTGATAGATGAAAATATGCCGATTGTGATTATCGCTCCTAAACAGGGGCATTACGATAAGATTGTAAGTAATGTTCAGGAAATTAAGGCGAGAAAAGGGAAGGTTATTGCAGTAGTCAACAAGGGAGATACTCAGGTAGCATCAATGGCGGACTATGTAATCGAATTCCCGGAGACATCAGAATGTTTCTCTCCAATTGTTGCATCGGTTCCGCTGCAACTGCTTGCTTACTATATTGCGGTAATGCGCGGAGCCAACGTAGATCAGCCAAGAAATTTAGCTAAATCTGTAACTGTAGAATAA
- the panC gene encoding pantoate--beta-alanine ligase → MEVFRNRKDLSNYIERQREMGKKIGFAPTMGALHKGHLSLYEAAHKENDLVISSIFVNPTQFNNQKDLETYPRNVEKDISMLEQTGWVDAVYIPEVADIYPNGIESKEYNFGGLETEMEGKHRPGHFNGVGTVVEELFRQVKPDNAYFGEKDFQQLLIIKKLTENLSLPIKIHGVPIYREANGLAMSSRNERLSISQKEAAKVIHETLVKVNDWFRVLTIPEINQRVKDIFENQKGMVLEYFEIANEKTLKETDFFYKDQNYRAFIVVFVGEVRLIDNMHLD, encoded by the coding sequence ATGGAAGTTTTCAGAAACCGCAAAGACCTTTCAAATTATATTGAGCGACAGAGAGAAATGGGAAAAAAAATTGGGTTTGCACCTACAATGGGCGCACTCCACAAAGGACACCTCTCCCTATACGAAGCCGCACATAAAGAAAATGACTTGGTCATCAGTTCAATTTTTGTGAATCCTACCCAGTTTAATAACCAGAAAGATTTGGAAACCTACCCCAGAAATGTTGAGAAAGACATCTCAATGCTGGAACAAACCGGTTGGGTTGACGCTGTATATATCCCCGAAGTTGCCGACATTTATCCAAATGGTATAGAAAGTAAGGAATACAACTTCGGTGGACTTGAGACGGAAATGGAAGGCAAACACAGACCTGGACATTTCAACGGAGTCGGAACGGTGGTCGAAGAGCTTTTCAGGCAAGTAAAACCAGATAACGCCTACTTTGGCGAAAAAGACTTCCAGCAACTTCTCATCATCAAGAAACTTACCGAAAACCTCAGCTTGCCGATAAAAATCCACGGAGTCCCTATTTATCGAGAAGCAAACGGACTTGCAATGAGTTCCCGAAACGAGCGGTTAAGCATTTCACAAAAAGAAGCGGCAAAAGTAATCCACGAAACTTTGGTAAAAGTGAACGACTGGTTCCGAGTACTGACCATCCCTGAAATCAACCAACGTGTGAAAGACATTTTTGAAAACCAGAAAGGAATGGTCCTCGAATACTTCGAAATTGCGAATGAGAAAACGCTAAAGGAAACAGATTTTTTTTACAAAGATCAAAATTATCGCGCCTTCATCGTAGTTTTTGTGGGCGAGGTACGGCTGATTGACAACATGCATCTTGACTGA
- the recO gene encoding DNA repair protein RecO — MENRDCFLLSYVKYGDYDAVLHCFSKEKGYGSFFVKGIYSPKNKKKPYLFPLSRLKISLAIPNKDSSAISTVTKIDGIVPEYAVDDVRLSSVLFFVADFLNQILREESHFPQAFQEIEFFCKKIQDNNSGLYIILLFRFLRILGISPLFQNSKYLHSESGTFTDENSAQVFDEDISNIWKKLLIADDPYQEKLTRSERNLFLDSLIIYYQWHFNGFKVPNSLSVLRDIYS; from the coding sequence ATGGAGAACAGGGATTGTTTCCTTTTGTCTTATGTAAAATATGGCGACTATGATGCCGTGCTTCATTGCTTCTCTAAAGAAAAAGGGTACGGAAGTTTTTTTGTTAAAGGGATTTATTCGCCAAAGAATAAGAAGAAGCCATATCTTTTTCCTTTGAGCCGTTTGAAGATTTCTCTTGCAATTCCCAATAAGGATTCTTCGGCAATTTCAACAGTGACGAAAATTGACGGAATTGTTCCCGAATACGCTGTGGATGATGTAAGACTCAGCTCTGTGCTTTTCTTTGTTGCAGATTTCCTCAATCAGATCTTGCGGGAAGAAAGTCATTTTCCCCAAGCATTTCAGGAAATTGAATTTTTCTGTAAGAAGATTCAGGATAATAATTCTGGTTTATATATAATCCTGTTGTTTAGATTCCTGAGAATTTTGGGGATTTCGCCTCTATTTCAGAACAGCAAATATTTGCATTCGGAATCCGGAACATTCACTGACGAGAATTCTGCTCAGGTATTTGATGAGGATATTTCTAATATCTGGAAGAAACTTTTAATCGCAGATGATCCTTACCAAGAAAAGCTAACACGCTCTGAAAGAAATCTGTTTCTGGACTCCCTAATCATTTATTACCAGTGGCATTTTAACGGCTTTAAAGTGCCAAATTCATTGTCGGTATTGCGGGATATTTATTCCTAA
- a CDS encoding shikimate kinase, translating into MKISVIGYMGSGKSHISKILSKKLNCKLIDLDREIMSQNKMKISEIFNTKGEIYFRKQERAVLGDILHAPENLVISLGGGTPAYYDNMELINQNSESIFLRTSIKSLTERLLKHKEKRPLIAKIPDADLPEFIGKHLFERNVYYNQSKYIVDTDGKTPEEIVNEIVALIHFQNLNPNR; encoded by the coding sequence ATGAAAATTTCTGTCATTGGTTATATGGGAAGCGGTAAATCACACATTTCCAAAATTTTGAGCAAAAAATTAAACTGTAAATTAATCGATTTGGACAGGGAAATTATGAGTCAAAATAAAATGAAAATCTCCGAAATTTTCAACACAAAAGGTGAAATTTACTTTAGAAAGCAAGAAAGAGCCGTTTTAGGTGATATTTTGCACGCACCGGAAAACCTTGTGATAAGTTTAGGAGGAGGCACACCTGCTTACTACGACAATATGGAATTGATTAACCAAAATTCGGAAAGCATCTTTCTAAGAACATCTATAAAAAGTTTGACAGAACGCCTTTTAAAGCACAAAGAAAAAAGACCGCTAATCGCGAAAATACCAGATGCTGATCTGCCTGAATTTATTGGGAAACATCTTTTCGAGAGAAACGTTTATTACAATCAGTCCAAGTATATTGTCGATACCGACGGGAAGACTCCTGAAGAAATTGTGAACGAGATCGTCGCTCTCATTCACTTTCAGAATCTGAATCCAAATCGCTGA
- the porM gene encoding type IX secretion system motor protein PorM/GldM yields the protein MAQGKQTPRQKMINLMYLVFIAMLAMQIDQEIIRSYNDTNQTLTDTRALVEEKNDKIFEKTLEAKAENTPETYSKPLEDYRGLKVKANDLVSFIEGIKTNLKKDAGYDPKLTVTDNFVALNNTEPSSKTFFNKGDENSPSKISADLKQKVENLKTYITQTFGNNPDMKPIVDRANKTLITEWAKGEKVKRNNKSWLQYKFYGQPLIAALSNLEVVQSEARNIQSDALMSMLQEKVDADIKFDAYQAIVSAPATVVQGEPAEAKVAIGNYSSNVPGLSMPGLTVQNGQGVAKLNTGAVGDHKFSGKISFTDVNGKVIELPYDHTYKVIAGAQELKAQKGAIITADKMNVLYRGLPNPVSGSILGADMSGISLSAAGASVSGSGGKWIVSPGAGNTVKLTISGRDPKGGVISQAFDFRVKNVPPPQGQVQGKNVVAMPASSIPNQNVSVAMPDFDFPVSFTVNSFLFKVPGRAAMLVNGSSMSSVAALTKNLRSGDIAAVYNIQATATGLGGQALKQIPPVIINVQ from the coding sequence ATGGCACAAGGAAAACAGACACCTCGTCAGAAGATGATCAACCTGATGTACCTCGTCTTCATTGCGATGCTGGCAATGCAGATCGACCAGGAAATCATCCGTTCTTATAACGATACAAATCAAACTCTAACCGACACACGAGCTTTAGTCGAAGAGAAAAATGATAAGATTTTTGAGAAAACTTTGGAAGCAAAGGCAGAAAACACGCCGGAGACTTACTCTAAACCATTGGAAGATTACCGTGGCTTGAAAGTGAAGGCAAATGATTTGGTTAGTTTTATTGAAGGCATAAAAACCAATTTGAAAAAAGATGCGGGTTATGACCCAAAACTTACTGTCACTGATAATTTTGTTGCACTCAATAATACAGAACCTTCATCAAAAACTTTTTTTAATAAAGGTGATGAAAACTCACCATCAAAAATTTCTGCTGATCTAAAGCAAAAAGTTGAGAACCTAAAAACTTATATCACTCAAACCTTCGGAAACAATCCGGATATGAAACCAATTGTTGACAGGGCAAATAAAACTCTGATTACAGAATGGGCAAAAGGTGAAAAAGTTAAAAGGAATAACAAGAGCTGGTTGCAGTATAAATTCTATGGCCAACCGCTGATTGCTGCACTCTCCAATTTAGAAGTGGTGCAATCAGAAGCACGAAACATACAATCTGACGCATTGATGAGTATGCTTCAGGAAAAAGTGGATGCAGATATCAAATTTGATGCTTACCAAGCAATTGTTTCTGCACCTGCAACTGTTGTACAGGGTGAACCTGCAGAAGCAAAAGTGGCGATCGGAAATTATTCGAGCAATGTACCCGGACTTTCGATGCCTGGACTTACTGTGCAGAATGGACAAGGTGTTGCAAAACTTAATACAGGTGCAGTAGGAGACCATAAGTTCAGCGGTAAAATATCTTTTACTGATGTTAACGGAAAAGTTATTGAGCTTCCTTACGACCATACTTACAAGGTAATCGCGGGAGCACAGGAACTGAAAGCCCAAAAAGGTGCAATTATAACTGCAGACAAGATGAACGTACTTTACCGTGGATTGCCAAACCCTGTTTCAGGTTCTATTCTTGGAGCAGATATGTCGGGAATCTCACTTTCTGCAGCAGGAGCATCAGTTAGTGGAAGCGGTGGTAAGTGGATCGTTTCTCCAGGAGCAGGAAATACAGTTAAATTGACAATATCAGGTAGAGATCCTAAAGGAGGAGTTATTTCACAAGCGTTTGATTTTAGAGTGAAAAATGTACCGCCACCACAAGGACAGGTTCAGGGTAAAAATGTTGTTGCAATGCCGGCAAGTTCTATTCCTAACCAGAATGTATCGGTGGCAATGCCAGATTTCGACTTCCCAGTTAGCTTCACTGTAAACAGTTTCTTGTTTAAAGTTCCAGGAAGAGCGGCAATGCTGGTGAATGGAAGTTCAATGAGCTCTGTAGCTGCATTAACCAAAAATTTAAGATCGGGTGATATCGCTGCAGTTTACAATATCCAAGCGACCGCAACGGGACTTGGTGGGCAAGCATTAAAACAGATACCACCAGTAATAATAAACGTACAATAA
- the porL gene encoding type IX secretion system motor protein PorL/GldL translates to MFKTKEATYNFIYSIGAAIVILGALFKLTHWSLGPLSGNMVLAIGLITEAIIFTIFAFDAPKVEESYAWENVYPELLDKSAAPNPKHSTLGIQSAEIKELETSLSDKLDKMLADAKLDVSLFERLRTGIDKFSNSVDQINQTVDVSTSTSKYNDQLMLAASHLESMNALYALQLAHGKEQTEYSKKYVEDMKRSAAHSEKFNEELSGLTSNLNNLNRVYGGMLSAMKS, encoded by the coding sequence ATGTTTAAAACTAAAGAAGCAACTTACAACTTCATCTACTCTATCGGAGCAGCAATCGTAATTTTGGGTGCACTTTTCAAACTTACGCACTGGAGCTTGGGACCACTATCAGGTAATATGGTATTGGCGATCGGACTTATTACTGAAGCAATTATCTTTACCATCTTCGCATTTGATGCACCTAAAGTAGAAGAGTCTTACGCATGGGAAAACGTTTATCCGGAATTGTTGGATAAGAGCGCAGCACCAAATCCAAAGCACTCAACCCTTGGTATTCAGTCTGCTGAAATTAAAGAATTGGAAACTTCACTTTCAGACAAATTAGACAAAATGCTTGCAGACGCTAAACTAGACGTTAGCCTTTTCGAAAGGTTGAGAACTGGGATCGACAAATTTTCAAATTCTGTTGACCAAATCAATCAAACAGTTGACGTATCTACTTCTACAAGCAAGTACAACGACCAATTGATGTTGGCTGCAAGTCATTTAGAAAGTATGAATGCACTTTATGCTTTACAATTGGCACACGGTAAAGAACAAACAGAATACAGCAAAAAATACGTGGAAGATATGAAGAGATCTGCAGCTCATTCAGAAAAATTCAACGAAGAATTATCAGGATTAACTTCTAACCTCAATAATCTTAACAGAGTTTACGGCGGAATGCTTAGTGCAATGAAATCTTAA
- a CDS encoding glycogen/starch synthase: MPNQKILYVTTEMFPYQEDSNMATMVSKMALKMHQEGNDVRVFMPRFGQISERKFQLHEVIRLSGMNIIINDLDQPLIIKVASLPGERLQVYFIDNEEYFKRKQYYFDDEGKPFEDNDERAIFFARGVIETIKKLNWVPDVIHLNGWMAAFVPIYLKTFYKTDSYFNDSKIILSVYNEEDAALPDTVEEKMKFDNIQSLKAFKKPTFHKFVAESMDMVNVVVKGDEFLHDDLGKAFDKTKTEKSEYLSAESIDQLY, encoded by the coding sequence ATGCCGAACCAAAAGATATTATATGTAACCACAGAGATGTTTCCTTATCAGGAAGACAGCAATATGGCGACAATGGTGAGTAAGATGGCGCTTAAGATGCATCAGGAAGGCAATGATGTTCGGGTTTTTATGCCAAGATTCGGACAGATTAGCGAAAGAAAGTTTCAGCTCCACGAGGTGATTCGTCTTTCGGGAATGAATATTATTATTAATGATCTCGATCAGCCACTGATTATAAAGGTGGCGTCACTTCCAGGGGAGCGGCTTCAGGTATATTTTATCGATAACGAGGAGTACTTCAAGCGAAAGCAATATTATTTCGATGATGAAGGGAAACCTTTCGAAGATAACGATGAGCGGGCAATTTTCTTTGCACGGGGAGTTATCGAAACCATCAAAAAATTGAACTGGGTGCCGGATGTTATTCATCTTAATGGATGGATGGCTGCGTTTGTTCCTATTTACCTGAAAACTTTCTATAAGACAGATTCATATTTCAATGATTCCAAAATAATTCTCTCCGTTTATAATGAGGAAGACGCAGCACTACCGGACACTGTTGAAGAAAAAATGAAATTCGACAATATTCAATCCCTAAAAGCGTTTAAAAAACCAACATTCCATAAGTTCGTTGCAGAAAGTATGGACATGGTAAATGTGGTGGTAAAAGGCGACGAATTTCTTCATGACGATTTAGGGAAGGCTTTCGACAAGACCAAAACCGAGAAATCCGAATACCTAAGTGCGGAATCAATCGATCAACTGTATTAA
- a CDS encoding RNA-binding S4 domain-containing protein, with protein MRIDKFLWCVRFYKTRNIASEEIKKNRVSIAGQPVKSSKEVKVGDVLAVRKNQITYKLLILQIPANRLGAKLVPLYIEDRTEKEQYEILKLRKISQDYYRNKGEGRPTKKDRRSMEDFISSDNLAEDSDWDLFFSDLDSDSESE; from the coding sequence ATGAGAATTGATAAATTTTTATGGTGCGTGAGGTTTTATAAGACGCGGAATATTGCCTCTGAGGAAATTAAGAAGAACAGGGTGTCGATTGCAGGTCAACCCGTGAAATCCTCAAAAGAAGTTAAAGTGGGGGATGTTTTAGCCGTCAGAAAAAACCAAATAACTTATAAGTTACTCATTTTGCAGATCCCGGCAAACAGATTAGGGGCAAAGCTCGTACCGCTATATATCGAAGATCGTACTGAGAAAGAGCAGTACGAAATTCTCAAATTACGGAAAATTTCGCAGGATTACTACCGCAACAAAGGGGAGGGGAGACCTACCAAAAAAGACCGCCGAAGTATGGAAGACTTCATCAGCAGCGATAATTTAGCTGAAGATAGCGACTGGGATTTGTTTTTCAGCGATTTGGATTCAGATTCTGAAAGTGAATGA
- a CDS encoding DUF4270 family protein, with product MTKNIQKLFNITATLVIGSLILWNCESDADRLGSQFFQNGVQGAETSYPLIAFTVNNGDSLRTDAARTTTATLGAFSEPQFGLQKSSYISQVRLAEYAPDFGTNPILDSAVLVIKPQYASDSVTTTTNEDYIYPDGDVASKKVVSTYPVKKYGRTKINGKTIFNIKIHEVGSFLGGPGDESFSNRGVTLASQIGSKTFDGNISSVKITKKSDNSELFTRDASLRIPLDSTFFQNRIILKGKSPELADAASFIRYFRGIQLSVQEDDGYIFYFDPASIVINLYFKKDKVADGTTTREKADFALHLGAGNAHFNNIYYGRVGTPAETALAVQDTIIGSPKIFIQGMGGPGIGLKIPDSTIAGIRNRYLNEKIGIISAKLRIYTDTESWNNKYEKPSYFVVRQKDLKTYLEDMSALAYTGVYSLVKTYDLDKNPTYYDIGITQSLKNIIEKDNTPKQFIRFNLNVGNYTLDTYGSLMGLKYPTYAQNFNNRAFTPHRAVLVGSDANNERSAKLILTYGKK from the coding sequence ATGACGAAAAATATTCAAAAGTTATTCAATATTACTGCAACATTGGTAATAGGAAGCTTAATTTTATGGAATTGTGAATCGGATGCAGATCGTCTCGGTTCACAATTTTTTCAGAATGGTGTGCAAGGTGCAGAAACCTCCTATCCGCTGATTGCTTTTACGGTAAATAACGGGGACAGTTTAAGAACTGATGCAGCGCGAACTACGACTGCAACGTTGGGTGCCTTTAGCGAACCTCAGTTTGGACTTCAAAAGTCATCTTATATCAGTCAGGTTCGTTTAGCGGAATACGCTCCCGATTTTGGTACAAATCCAATTCTCGATTCAGCTGTCCTGGTAATCAAGCCACAGTATGCATCTGACTCTGTCACCACGACGACAAATGAAGACTATATTTATCCCGATGGAGATGTCGCTTCAAAAAAAGTGGTATCAACCTATCCCGTAAAAAAATACGGCCGAACCAAGATAAATGGAAAAACTATTTTTAATATCAAGATTCACGAAGTGGGAAGCTTTTTGGGAGGGCCTGGTGATGAGTCGTTTTCGAACAGGGGCGTGACTTTGGCAAGCCAAATCGGCTCGAAGACATTTGACGGCAATATCAGTTCTGTAAAGATTACCAAGAAATCTGATAATTCGGAACTTTTTACAAGAGATGCCTCATTGAGGATTCCATTGGACAGCACATTCTTCCAAAACAGAATTATTCTCAAAGGAAAATCTCCTGAACTTGCTGACGCAGCATCTTTTATCAGATACTTTCGCGGGATCCAGTTATCGGTTCAGGAAGATGATGGATATATTTTTTATTTTGATCCGGCATCCATAGTCATAAATCTTTATTTCAAGAAAGATAAAGTTGCTGATGGAACCACTACTCGCGAAAAAGCCGATTTTGCCTTACATTTAGGAGCTGGTAATGCACATTTCAATAACATCTATTACGGTAGAGTAGGAACTCCTGCAGAAACTGCATTGGCTGTACAGGATACTATTATCGGTTCACCTAAAATTTTTATCCAGGGAATGGGCGGTCCTGGAATCGGTTTGAAGATTCCTGACTCAACCATCGCTGGAATAAGAAACAGATATCTAAATGAAAAAATTGGTATCATATCCGCGAAACTCCGAATTTACACCGACACGGAATCATGGAACAACAAATATGAAAAACCATCTTATTTTGTAGTAAGGCAGAAGGATTTGAAGACTTATCTTGAAGATATGTCGGCGCTTGCATATACCGGGGTTTACAGTCTTGTGAAAACTTATGATTTAGATAAGAATCCGACTTATTATGATATAGGAATTACGCAGTCATTAAAAAACATTATAGAAAAGGATAATACGCCAAAACAATTTATTAGGTTTAACCTTAATGTAGGGAACTATACTTTAGACACCTACGGCAGCTTGATGGGCTTGAAGTATCCTACCTACGCGCAAAATTTCAATAATAGAGCATTCACACCCCATCGTGCAGTACTTGTAGGAAGTGATGCCAACAACGAAAGGAGCGCAAAATTAATATTGACTTACGGCAAGAAATAA